In Beijerinckia indica subsp. indica ATCC 9039, the genomic window GGACTTCAGGCCGGAAAACATGGACGATGACATCGCCGGCATCGACCAGCACCCAATCGCAGCTTTGCAAGCCTTCGATTTTCGGTGCAACACGACCAAGATCCTTAAGGACCTTGAGCAAATGATCGGCGATGGCTCCGACATGCGTATTGGAACGGCCGGAGGCGATGATCATGGCATCGGCGATCGTGGTTTTTCCATGCAGATCGATGGCGACAATATCCTCGGCTTTGGAATCCTCGAGGCTCGTCAAAACCGTCCGCACGACGGCACCGATATCGGGTTCAGTCGAACCATGTATCGGTTGGGGAGGGAGTTGCACCGCCCCAGAAAGAATCGCAGGGTTCAGCGTTTCGATCCTTTTGCAGCACCGGTCGATGGGACCGGGACCAGTCTTAAAATGACGTAAATGACAAAAAAGTTCAACTGGCTTGAAAATGGCGTTTTGGAGAGCGGGTTCGCAGATCAGGCTCGCGATTCGTTCTGGCGTGCCCGATCCGCCGCGAGCAAGGCGAGCCCCGAGGCGACCGATTGAAAGGCGTCGCCGATATGCACGCGTTTCTCGCCAAAACGCTCGACGAAGAGCGAGCGCACCGCCGGGACATAGGATGTGCCCCCGGTAAGAAAAACCGCATCGATCGCGTTCGGCGCGACATTCGCTGCAGCTAGCGCCTCGTCCATCGCCCGCGCAAGGGCGGCAATATCATCGGCGATCCAGGCCTCGAAATCCTTGCGCGCCACTTCCGCCTCAATCATGATCCCCTCGCGAGAGAAGCGGAAAGTGGCTTTTTCCTTCGACGAAAGCTCGGCCTTCAACGCGCCGACCGCGCGATGCAATTCGAAGCCGAGATCGCATTCGATCAAGGTGATCAGATCGGCCAATGCTCCCGGTTCTTCGGCTGAGGTCTGGAGCTTGCGCAATTCGGCCAGCGTCTGCGGCGATTTCAGCCAGGACAATTGGTGCCATTGCGCGAAGGCTGCGTGGAAATAGGCCGGGATCGGCAGAAGCTTGTCAAAGGAGCGATAGAGGCTTCCTTTGCCCAAGCGCGGCGCGATCACATGATCGAGAATGCGGTAATCGAATGTATCGCCGGCAACGCCGACGCCGGAATGCGCCAGCGGCTTCGCCTCGAGCTTTCCGTTTTCATGAGCAAAGGTCAGAACCGAGAAATCGCTCGTGCCACCGCCAAAATCGGCGACCAGAATCGTCTCATCATGATCGAGGCCGCGCGCATACCAATAAGCCGCGCCGAGCGGCTCATAGGCGAAATCGACTTGCTTCAGCCCGGCGCCCGAGAAGGATTGACGCAAGCGCTCCATGGCCAAAACGTCGTCGGGCCGCTCGCCAGCGAAAACCACGGGCCGGCCGCCGACCGCCGGAAGGCTTTCGGCCCGCCGCAAACCTTCCTCTCCCCAATGGCCCTCGCGAAAGAGGTCCATCAGAAAGGTCGAGATCAATTGCTCGACAGTAAAACGCTGACCATAGAGCCTCGTTTCGGTGAACAGACGACTCGCCAGATGTGTTTTAATAGATTGAATGAATCGCTGCTCGCCAGTCTCGGTCAAGGCGCGTGCGATCGCCTCGGGCCCGGCGGCATGCGCGACCTTGCGACCCTCGCGCCAAAACATCAAGGCACTGCGAAAGGTCTCGGTCCTATCACCCGGGACTGAGCTCCAGGCAGCATCCCAGCTCATGCTCTCGACTTGCCCGTCCGGCAAAGCAAAGGCAACGACACTATTGGTCGTACCGAAATCAATGCCAATGGCGATGGGCATTGTCTTGTTTGCATCGAGCATAGGCTGAGCCTCGTTTATTTTTTTGGAGCCAAAAGAAAACCCGCGCGGAAGATCCGCGCGGGCCTGATTTCCAAAGGCAGGTGAAACGAAATTATTCTTTCTTGCCGTCGCGAGCCTTCAAGGCCGCGCCGAGAATATCGCCCAGCGAGGCACCGGAATCGGCCGAACCATATTGGGCGATCGCTTCCTTCTCCTCGGCCACTTCGAGCGCCTTGATCGAAACCGCGATCTTGCGCGCGCGGCGATCGAACTGGGTGATGCGCACATCGACCTTCTCGCCAACAGCAAAACGCTCCGGCCGCTGATCGGCACGATCGCGTGCAAGTTCGGCCCGCTTGATGAAAGCGGTGAGATCGGTGCCAGCGATCTGGACTTCGAGCCCGCCTTCCTTCACTTCGAGCACTTCGCACGTGACGACAGCGCCCTTCTTGAGATCGCCGGATTCCTCACCAGCGACTTCCGGCGCCTTCACGGCGAAGGGATCGCTGGCAAGCTGCTTGATGCCGAGCGAAATCCGCTCCTTCTCCATATCGACGTCGAGGACCTTGGCGCGAACGATATCGCCCTTCTTGTAATCCTCGATCGCTTGCTCGCCTGGCTTGTTCCAGTCGAGATCGGAGAGATGCACCATGCCATCGACATCGCCATCGAGACCGATGAACAGGCCGAACTCGGTCTTGTTCTTGACCTCGCCCTCGACTTCGGAACCAACCGGATATTTCTCGGCGAAGGTCTCCCACGGATTGGCGAGCGTCTGTTTGAGGCCGAGCGAAATGCGGCGCTTGACGGGATCGACTTCCAGCACCTGGACATCGACTTCCTGGCTCGTCGCGACGATCTTGCCGGGATGCACGTTCTTCTTTGTCCAGGACATTTCGGAAACGTGGATCAAGCCCTCGATGCCGGGCTCCAGCTCGACGAACGCGCCGTAATCGGTGATATTCGTCACGCGGCCATGGAAGCGCGCATTGATCGGATATTTGGCCTCGATCCCCTGCCAGGGATCATCCAGCAATTGCTTCATACCGAGCGAGATGCGGTGCGTCTCGTGGTTGATCTTGATGATCTTGACACGAACCGTCTGGCCGATGGTCAGAACCTCGGTCGGATGATTGACGCGGCGCCAGGCAATATCGGTGACATGCAACAAACCGTCGATGCCGCCGAGATCGACGAAGGCACCGTAATCGGTGATGTTCTTCACCATACCTTCGATCACCTGACCTTCCTCGAGGTTGGCGACGATCTCATGGCGCTGCTCGGCGCGGGATTCCTCAAGAACCGTACGGCGCGAAACGACAATATTGCCACGGCGACGATCCATTTTCAGGATCTGGAAGGGCTGCGGCACCTGCATCAAGGGCGCGACATCGCGGATGGGCCGAATATCGACCTGGCTGCGCGGCAGGAAGGCCACGGCGCCGTCGAGATCAACGGTAAAGCCACCCTTAACTTGATTGAAGATGATGCCTTCAACCTTTTCCTGGTTCTCGAAAGCCTTTTCGAGCTTGACCCAGCTCTCTTCGCGCCGAGCCTTGTCGCGCGAGATCACCGCCTCGCCGAGCGCATTCTCGATCCGTTCGAGATAGACTTCGACCTCGTCGCCGACCTGCAGCGAACCTTCCCGGCCGGGGCCCTGAAATTCCTTGAGCGCGACGCGCCCCTCGGTCTTCAAACCGATATCGATAACGGCGACGTCTTTCTCGATGGCGACGACCCGGCCCTTAATGACCGAACCTTCAAGAGCTTCATTTTGGCCATAGCTCTCGTCAAGAAGCGCCGCGAAATCCTCGCGCGAGGGCGCGTAGGTGGAAGTTGATGCCATTGGGTCTCCTGGGTGCCTGAAAGTCAGGCGGCGCCGGCGGTGTCAAGGTTGCTGGGCTTGTCGACCGCCGGGAATCTTGTCGCTTCCGACAAGATCGCCGCATAGAGCGGGCCGGCGCATGGACGGCGGCAACAAGCAGGTGAAGATCACAATTTAGCAAGACGGGCTTGTGCCGACAAGGGGGCGGCCAAGGACTTTAGGCAGCACGGCGCCGCTAAATTCCGATCATCCATTTGCGATTCGTACCGCTTTGCGGCGCAATGACGAATGGTTCATTCGTCATCATTGCTGACGCCAAACCCGATTTCCGCCGCAAATGTCCTCTGTGCGCCGGGTGGCGGCACTGGAAACGGGCTTGCCCGATCGACAAGGGCGAGGCTTTCGACATCAAGATCGGCCTCGCCGCTGGATTGCAGCAATTCGAGATTGATCACCCGCCCCGCGTCGTCAAGGCTGAACCCCACCACGGCGCGGCCCCGCGCACCGCGCTGCAAGGCCGTTTCTGGATAATGTTTGGCTCGTTCCAGGAGACCGAAGACGATCACCTTATAGCTCATCAATTCGTCGCCATCCTCGCTCGGCATAGGCACGGCGACAGCGCGGAAACGATCGGGATCGAAGCCATAACCTGGATGCGCCAGGGCCTGGTCCCAAACGCTTTCCGACGAGCCTTGCGGCGACTGACCTCCCCGTTGAGGAGCGGGCATGGAACGCGCGGGGGCGCCATTCGTCCCGCCCGCCCGCCCGCCATTGGGCGCCATGGCATAGCGCGGCGGAGTCTGCGTCGGGGCTTCCTCTCGCTCGGCACGTGCGTGTTCCCGCTGCGTGGCGGCCGCGGTTTTATTCGCGTCAGACGCTTTCGGCTGAGGCTTCGCCGCTTGTGACTTGGCAGTTTGTGACTTGGCCGCATGAGATTGAGTGGCCGGCCTGGCCAGCTCTGACTTAGCTGTTTCGGCCTTGGTCGTCTCCGGCTTGGATGCTTCCTGTTTAGGCGGCTCCATTTTAGCCAAATTCGATTTGGATTGCTCAGGTTTGTCCTGCTCGGACTTAAGAGAGTCCGCCTTGGCCGTTTCAGACTTGGTTGGATCCTTCCCTTCCTCTCCACCCCCAGTTGCGTTTTTAGCCGCGTCAGCGTCTGAGGCCTGCTCTTCCTTCTGCTTGGCTGCAGCAAGGGCCGCGGACGTTCCCTCCCCAGTCGGCGTGCTCAGGGGCGTCTCAGGCTTTTGCTCCAGGACCACTTCCACGGGAATTTCCTCATGGGCCTTTTGCGGATCGGACGTTACATCTGGCCATAGAGCGATAAGCGCCAAAATGAGGCACAGATGAATCACGGCCGAAGCCGCGAGCAGGACTTCCCATCCCAAACGCGACCGCATCGCATTGCGCGTTTCCGCCTCGGCCAACGCCAGACGTTCTTCCTCCTGCGCCGTCAGCACGTCGCGCGCTGGAAGGGTTTCCGCCGAATTCTGACTGTCCTGCTCCGAATCGGCTGTCGCGGCGAGTTCCAATCCGTTGCCTTTGCTCGAAAACCGCCGTGAAGGCGAAAAGACACCATAATGTAGACGATTATTCAGAACTATTCTTGAATCCTTTCCCGAATATCCATCTGTTCAAGAAAACATGTGGAAATTCGGGACCATCGCCAAGAGCATCGTATGGGAATACATTTGTTCTGCCCTTTTTCCGCCTTCCCTACAAGCTTTGCGGTAATCGCTCCTTATACCAAAGGTCGTGAAGAACGGCCTTTGGTTCCTTTCTTGAATTTTCGCTTTTTCAAAGCGAGAGCGAAAGTTCAGGAGCGGTCCAACGGCCATCTATTATGACCCGTCGGTATTATTTCAGGAGGCCAGCTTTCGAATCCGATTGTCGACAATGGCCAAGGCAGCCTCGAACGCCGCTTCTATATCGAGATCGGTCGTATCGAGGAAGGTCGCATCAGCGGCCGCCCGAAACGGCGCAACGGGACGATTGGCGTCACGTTCGTCTCTTTGCCTGATCTCTTCCTGCACCACGGCCAGATCGCCCGGCTCACCGCGCCCTTGTAATTCCGCCGCACGCCGGGCCGCCCGTGCCTGCAAACTGGCGGTCACGAAGATTTTGACATCGGCATCAGGGCAGATCACTGTTCCGATATCACGTCCATCCAGCACAGCGCCGCCCGGTGTGCCAGCAAAACGGCGTTGCAGATCCTTCAGAGCCGCGCGGACATCCGGGATTGCGGCCACGATGGAGGCCGCCTGACCAATCTCATCACTTCGCAAGTTCGCGGCTTCAAGAGACGCGACATCGAGACCGCGCGCGGCAGCGGTTGCCTCAGCATGATTCTGGAGATCGCCCCCCGACACCAGCAAGGCCCGCGCGGTCGCGCGATACAGAAGACCGGTGTCGAGATGCGGCAAATTGAAATGCTGTGCCAGCCGGCGCGCCAAGGTTCCTTTGCCAGAAGCGGCGGGTCCATCAATGGCGATGATCATAAAAAAACTAGCTCCAGACATTCGCTCGCAATCTCTTTTCCATTTTGCCCGGGAAGATCAAGCGCGGCAATATCAGCGCGCCCTCCCTCTGCAAAGAGGGCTGCGGTAGAGAGAAAAGTTCGTGAAGCCAAGCTTGCGAACATTTCGCGGCGGTTCGGCATTCTCTCTAAGAAAGAGAGTTTCGAAGAGAAATTTTTTAAAGGAGCCTGGAACGAATGACCGGCACCGGATTTATTCGAGCCGCAAACTCCTCACAAAGAGAGAAAATCGCTTGGCTTATCGCTCATTTACCGTTTCCATTTGACAGAAAGGTTTTGCATCACTAACCGGAGCCCCCAAGTTTGCGCGCCCTGAGAGTCGGGCGGCCCCTGCTTGGTGAAATCCATCCTTGGCGAAGGCCATCGTCCCTATTGAGGTATGCCTGTGGCGAAACCAGAACTCGGCGGTAAGCACCAGTGCCAGAATTGCGGCACACGTTTTTTCGATTTGAACAGGTCGCCCATCGTCTGTCCGAAATGCGGGACTCTGTTCCAATCGCCAGCCCTGGCGCGGACAGCGCAACGAGCCACCACGGCGGCTGATGATGACGAGTTGGAACTCCCCGCGGGAGCCGAACTCATTTCTCTGGAAGATGCGGAAGCCGGCGACGACAAGGTCGTCATCGACGCCGATGCCGACGATGTGGAGATCGAGGTCGCCGACGATACGTTCCTCGAGGAAGAAGAAGAGGATAACGACGACGTC contains:
- the rpsA gene encoding 30S ribosomal protein S1; its protein translation is MASTSTYAPSREDFAALLDESYGQNEALEGSVIKGRVVAIEKDVAVIDIGLKTEGRVALKEFQGPGREGSLQVGDEVEVYLERIENALGEAVISRDKARREESWVKLEKAFENQEKVEGIIFNQVKGGFTVDLDGAVAFLPRSQVDIRPIRDVAPLMQVPQPFQILKMDRRRGNIVVSRRTVLEESRAEQRHEIVANLEEGQVIEGMVKNITDYGAFVDLGGIDGLLHVTDIAWRRVNHPTEVLTIGQTVRVKIIKINHETHRISLGMKQLLDDPWQGIEAKYPINARFHGRVTNITDYGAFVELEPGIEGLIHVSEMSWTKKNVHPGKIVATSQEVDVQVLEVDPVKRRISLGLKQTLANPWETFAEKYPVGSEVEGEVKNKTEFGLFIGLDGDVDGMVHLSDLDWNKPGEQAIEDYKKGDIVRAKVLDVDMEKERISLGIKQLASDPFAVKAPEVAGEESGDLKKGAVVTCEVLEVKEGGLEVQIAGTDLTAFIKRAELARDRADQRPERFAVGEKVDVRITQFDRRARKIAVSIKALEVAEEKEAIAQYGSADSGASLGDILGAALKARDGKKE
- a CDS encoding Hsp70 family protein, translating into MLDANKTMPIAIGIDFGTTNSVVAFALPDGQVESMSWDAAWSSVPGDRTETFRSALMFWREGRKVAHAAGPEAIARALTETGEQRFIQSIKTHLASRLFTETRLYGQRFTVEQLISTFLMDLFREGHWGEEGLRRAESLPAVGGRPVVFAGERPDDVLAMERLRQSFSGAGLKQVDFAYEPLGAAYWYARGLDHDETILVADFGGGTSDFSVLTFAHENGKLEAKPLAHSGVGVAGDTFDYRILDHVIAPRLGKGSLYRSFDKLLPIPAYFHAAFAQWHQLSWLKSPQTLAELRKLQTSAEEPGALADLITLIECDLGFELHRAVGALKAELSSKEKATFRFSREGIMIEAEVARKDFEAWIADDIAALARAMDEALAAANVAPNAIDAVFLTGGTSYVPAVRSLFVERFGEKRVHIGDAFQSVASGLALLAADRARQNESRA
- the cmk gene encoding (d)CMP kinase, producing the protein MIIAIDGPAASGKGTLARRLAQHFNLPHLDTGLLYRATARALLVSGGDLQNHAEATAAARGLDVASLEAANLRSDEIGQAASIVAAIPDVRAALKDLQRRFAGTPGGAVLDGRDIGTVICPDADVKIFVTASLQARAARRAAELQGRGEPGDLAVVQEEIRQRDERDANRPVAPFRAAADATFLDTTDLDIEAAFEAALAIVDNRIRKLAS
- the rsfS gene encoding ribosome silencing factor; the encoded protein is MQLPPQPIHGSTEPDIGAVVRTVLTSLEDSKAEDIVAIDLHGKTTIADAMIIASGRSNTHVGAIADHLLKVLKDLGRVAPKIEGLQSCDWVLVDAGDVIVHVFRPEVRQFYNLEKMWGLDRPAEQRPL
- a CDS encoding TIGR02300 family protein is translated as MAKPELGGKHQCQNCGTRFFDLNRSPIVCPKCGTLFQSPALARTAQRATTAADDDELELPAGAELISLEDAEAGDDKVVIDADADDVEIEVADDTFLEEEEEDNDDVADLIDGDLEDDEER
- a CDS encoding energy transducer TonB produces the protein MELAATADSEQDSQNSAETLPARDVLTAQEEERLALAEAETRNAMRSRLGWEVLLAASAVIHLCLILALIALWPDVTSDPQKAHEEIPVEVVLEQKPETPLSTPTGEGTSAALAAAKQKEEQASDADAAKNATGGGEEGKDPTKSETAKADSLKSEQDKPEQSKSNLAKMEPPKQEASKPETTKAETAKSELARPATQSHAAKSQTAKSQAAKPQPKASDANKTAAATQREHARAEREEAPTQTPPRYAMAPNGGRAGGTNGAPARSMPAPQRGGQSPQGSSESVWDQALAHPGYGFDPDRFRAVAVPMPSEDGDELMSYKVIVFGLLERAKHYPETALQRGARGRAVVGFSLDDAGRVINLELLQSSGEADLDVESLALVDRASPFPVPPPGAQRTFAAEIGFGVSNDDE